The proteins below come from a single Necator americanus strain Aroian chromosome V, whole genome shotgun sequence genomic window:
- a CDS encoding hypothetical protein (NECATOR_CHRV.G17810.T2) produces the protein MLDPFMLACILAAVAAIIAIIFYLFSGSDEERDFEKAFGENARKLLSQDREKHRSKVKIAKKKDVKEKKAEPKLDGDLEVESVAPSETVPDSADHAAPSVSTSSVKTASPIEPKVKKHSKKEKEKVYLNTGGLR, from the exons ATGCTGGATCCATTCATGTTAGCATGCATCCTTGCCGCTGTTGCTGCTATCATTGctatcatattttatttattcagtggaagcgatgaagaaagagattttgaaaag GCATTCGGTGAAAATGCTCGCAAACTACTAAGTCAGGACCGTGAGAAGCACAGATCCAAAGTGAAGATTGCAAAGAAGAAGGatgtgaaggaaaagaaagcggAG CCCAAGCTGGATGGCGATTTGGAAGTAGAATCAGTCGCACCGAGCGAAACGGTTCCGGACTCAGCCGACCATGCGGCTCCATCTGTTTCCACGTCATCAGTTAAAACTGCCTCCCCCATAGAGCCCAAGGTGAAGAAACattccaagaaagaaaaagagaag GTTTATCTGAACACTGGTGGTTTGAGATGA